The proteins below come from a single Crossiella sp. CA-258035 genomic window:
- a CDS encoding C45 family peptidase → MSVAHAHRELDGLRWAGLSGPRLEVFRALGEEYRAEIAEAVHSLPEWPALDRYARTDTGLVRLSRLSALTRVNHAQEYAELAAMAQGANQSERTLLLVNLRGDLPAQASSAGCSDLAWPGRVFAHNEDGGAELAGRLLLVTLDCAGEVPVTALWYPGMLPSNAFTLTGHGLVFGLDHLPVTEPAIAPGRHFVARAVHRARDLDEAVRLLTELPSAGGFAYNLAELRTGRVAHVEAAAGSSAVEEAGEGPFWHTNHLRHLDLPELVTRSSRERAKVLDALEPPAEPDVEWFLDVLTSPHPRGVCRQPAEGDTATLATCVVDLAAAELTVVPSSGKRFTCSVAAALAGP, encoded by the coding sequence ATGTCCGTGGCGCACGCGCACCGCGAGCTGGACGGCCTGCGCTGGGCCGGGCTGAGCGGGCCCCGCCTCGAGGTCTTCCGCGCGCTCGGCGAGGAGTACCGCGCCGAGATCGCCGAGGCGGTGCACTCGCTGCCGGAGTGGCCCGCGCTGGACCGCTACGCCCGCACCGACACCGGCCTGGTCCGGCTGTCCAGGCTCAGCGCGCTGACCAGGGTGAACCACGCTCAGGAATATGCCGAGCTCGCGGCGATGGCCCAGGGCGCGAACCAGTCCGAGCGAACCCTGCTGCTGGTCAACCTGCGCGGCGACCTGCCCGCGCAGGCCAGCAGCGCGGGCTGTTCGGACCTGGCCTGGCCGGGCCGGGTGTTCGCGCACAACGAGGACGGCGGCGCCGAGCTGGCCGGCCGTCTGCTGCTGGTCACCCTGGACTGCGCGGGCGAGGTCCCGGTCACCGCGCTCTGGTACCCGGGCATGCTGCCCAGCAACGCCTTCACCCTGACCGGCCACGGCCTGGTCTTCGGCCTGGACCACCTGCCGGTGACCGAACCGGCCATCGCACCGGGCAGGCACTTCGTGGCCCGCGCGGTGCACCGGGCCCGGGACCTGGACGAGGCCGTCCGGCTGCTGACCGAGCTGCCTTCCGCCGGCGGGTTCGCCTACAACCTGGCCGAGCTGCGCACCGGCCGGGTCGCGCACGTGGAGGCCGCGGCCGGGTCGAGCGCGGTCGAGGAAGCGGGGGAGGGCCCGTTCTGGCACACCAACCACCTGCGCCACCTGGACCTGCCCGAGCTGGTCACCCGGTCCAGCCGGGAGCGGGCGAAGGTCCTCGACGCCCTGGAACCGCCCGCCGAGCCGGATGTGGAGTGGTTCCTGGACGTGCTGACCAGCCCGCACCCGCGCGGCGTCTGCCGTCAGCCGGCCGAAGGCGACACGGCCACCCTGGCCACCTGCGTGGTGGACCTGGCCGCGGCGGAGCTGACCGTGGTGCCCAGCAGCGGAAAGCGCTTCACCTGTTCGGTGGCCGCCGCGCTGGCCGGACCGTGA